From the Paenibacillus sp. R14(2021) genome, the window GCAGTTTGTCTCCGAAGGAGCGCTTGAACGCCTCGTATTCTTTCATAACGGCTGCCGCTTCGGGAACATCGCAGGGTGTCTCCTCCCATTTGTGCACGGGAACGAGCTTATTCTTGTTATAGCTGATGTAGGTCGTCAGTTCTTCCATCTGATCCTCGGTCAGGTTGTCGCCTCGCAGCTTCCGGTAGATGTCCCGCAGAATCAGCTTCTTGTGCAGCGGGAGCTCTTCCTCCTCCTGCTGCTCCACTTCGCCCTCGATGATTTGAAACGCGATACGGGAACGCCGCAAATGATCGCGCATGACCTCGAACGCGAAGCTGTGTATGGTCGAGAAATTGACGCTGCCTTCGGGATGATCCGGGAAGAACCGGCTGAACCGATCCTTCATGTCCTGCGCCGATGCTCTGCTGAACGTGACGGCTTTAATCCGCGAGGGATGGACGCCCTTCACTTCCACGAGATAGCCGATCCGCATAATGATCGTCGTCGTCTTCCCCGAACCCGGCGATGCGAGCAGCAGAAGCGCGCCTTCCGTATGCTTCACCGCTTGCTTCTGTATCGCATTGAGCGCCACGCCAAGCTCGGCCTGCTTTCGGGCGAAAAAATCCATTGTTGCCATTGTCGCTCCAGGCACCTTTCTATCCGTATACTCAAACTGCAAAAAACGAAAATCCTTCTCCGGCAAAGCGAGAAGGATTCCGATCCGATAATAGGCTTCACTACCAGTATCGCAAGAATGAGCCGCCCGGCGCAACCGTTAATTTTTGCGCTGCACGCCCTGTCCCTTATTCCGCAGCTTGGCAATCCCGAGCAGCACCATCGGCATACCGAGCATGAAGAACGGCAATAGGAACGGCATTCCGAGCTTCTGCGGAAACTCCACCGAGCTCTGAACGAAATTCCGCGGGAGCAAGGAGGTCAGCAGAGCAAGAGGAGCGATCATCCACGACATGCGGCGCCAGCGCTTGATCTTCAGCCACTGGGCCGTTCCGTACGTGCTGATGAAATAATAAAGTGACACCTTGAGAAACACGCTTACGATCCAGATTGCGATGACAAGCGAGTCGAGGTTCTGAATAAAGTCGAAATACGTCACGTAACGGACTAGATGAAAGAACGGATAGGTCAGGCATTCGCCTGTTCCGACGCCAAGCACGGTAATGATGAGGAACGTGGACATGCAGGTGAGAAACGCCGCCGCGCCTACGCCAAGCATCGCATACTTCGTTCCGCAGCCGGGTTTATTCACGAACGCATACAGCATAACGAGCATGACGCAGTCGCCGAGGAAAGTCGTTGTCGGGAGCGCCCCCGTAAGCAGCTTTCCTATGCCGGAGTCCACGTACATAGGCAAGAGCTCTATTAATTTCATATCCTTCATCGCCATAATAAGCGGGATAAGAATACCGAGCAGAATAAATGGGCCGAAGAGCTCGCTGCATCTGGCGATTACCTCGATGCCCGTATGCGTGACATACATCGCGACCAGCAGCATGGCTATAATGGGAATCAGCAATGGCGTATGCGGCAAAATGGTACCCAGCACAAAATCCGCATACTGCCTTAGGATGATGGCTAAGAGGCTGTACCAGTATAGGAGGTACAGGCCGATCAGCGCATTGCCTGCCCATTTGCCCGCAATGGCCACCACATATTCCACGAACGTCTCCTTCGGAAAACGTAGACTAAGCCGCGAGCAAACAAAGGCGATCCAAACTCCGATGATGCCGGCAATGAACGTCGAAATCCAGGCATCCTGCTTCACAACATGCAGCGTGGGGTTGATGGTGAGCAGAATCGTCATGCCGGCTTGCATGACGGACATGAGCCAGAACAGCTGTTTACCGCCGAAGCGCATGTCCTTCATGGATGGCTCGTCCCGCCGTGAATCAGGAAATCGCCAATCGGCGTCATCAGCGTGTCCACCAGCTCCGTAAGTCCCGGCAAGCGGGGGAAGATCATCAACAGCGAGGCGAGCAGCCAGCACAGCGCCAGAAGGGACCAGAAGGCGCTCCGCTCCTTCGCGGGGGCGTGACGTATCCAGCGCAGCTGCACGATCGTCACCAGCAAGCTTATCGTCATTAATGCAGGAATCGCTCTCCATGTCATGATTTCGGGCTCCTCTCTTTCTCCGGCCTGCTCGCCCTGACATTAGCCAGACCGGGACGAAGCAGCACGGCTTCCGGCTTGGTAATGACTTCAACCTTCGGAAACAGCTCGTCCCATTGCGACTGCATGCGATGCCATTCTTTGGGATACGCTCTGTGGAAGACGCCGGCGAAATTGAAAATATCCGCCTTCAGCTTCCCCTGCGCTTGAGCGAGCGCCATATCGATCCGATCCTTGATGTCCTTCTCCAGTGCCTTCTCCACGATTGTGATCGATTTGGGTTCGATCGTCAGATTGGCTGCCGTCGAATTCTCAACCGCATCGTTCTCCGTATGGATCCGGGCGGTAATTTGCCATTTCCCGTTCTGAATACGTGCCTTCAGCTTCGTGCGACTCTTGATCAGCCGTACGGATACGATGCCTTGTTCGTCCTTAGGCTCGACTGTAATGACCGCATTCTTGATTTCATTCTGAAGCCAAAGCACGCCCCTTGTCGTCGTCTCATCAATGACGCCGACCATCTTATCTCCTTTAAAAACGGCCGTGCCATTCTCGAAATGCACGCTCGTATCCGGGTTGCCCTTGGTATGGGGAGCCTGCCGGCTAATCCAGGGAAGAACCGCAGCGCCTGAACCACTTGTAATCATCTGGGATAGATCCGCCAGCGTCACGCTCACGGATACCTTGTTTTTGGCAATTTCCCGCAGTGCCTCAGATGTATCGCGCTCCAAGACCGACCGCAGCTCCAACGCTTGTCTCGCTTTGCCGTGGCTGACGTATATGTAGGCGCGTTCCCTCGGCTGCGGCGCTCGCATCAAGTAATCCACTTCGTCTTGAATGCCATGCCTGGCCGCCGCTTCGCTGAAAATAAAGATTTCGGCATGCCCCCAGAACAATTTGCGGGACATCCGCTCCTGCAGATGCGAGAACGCATCGGCAAGGTTCTCTCCCTTCGCTGAATTCACAAACGTATTGGTGGAGCCCGTTCCGCCCTGGCTGCCCATGCTCATTCCGCCTCCGCCTCCGCCAGCGGCCCGAGGTACGAAGATTTGCACTGATAATTCAACCGTCTTGGCATTCACCTGGTCAACGCTCGCGCCTGTAATCAGTGCCAAATCATTAATTTCGATACGATCCCAGCAGCCAGTCAGAGGAAGAACGAGCATACAGCAGGTGACGGCAGTGCCAAGCTTACGCATTCGGCTTGTGTTCATGCTTCCCTCCTCCTTTCAGCACGGCAATCCACAAGAGCAGCATCGGAATCAGGACTTGAAAGAATAGCGAGAATAGCGGCAGGCTTGTGCCGAGCAAATGCTTGAGCACTTCAAAATTCGGCGCTGCCCAAATGGAAAACAACACCATAAGCAGGCCGACCGGAAAGACGAGCACGCGGTAATCAGGCACCTTCAGCCACTGGGCTGTGCCGAGAACCGCCAGGTAATAAACGACGGTTACTTTAATGAAGATCGCAACGAGCCAAATCGCCATGAGAATCGATTCGATGTGCTCGATGAATTCGGACAGCGAGATGTAACGAACCGCCGTCAAGAAAGCATAACTAAGTCCTTTGTTCATCTCTCCGAACAGAAATAGGATCGAGAGGTTAATGGAAAGCATGGTAAGCACAACCGAAGCGACGCTGATCATGCACCATTTAAGCACCTTCGCAGGCTCTGCTTTGACATAGGGGAGAAACAGCGCAATGACGAAGAACTGCGAATACCAGGACGACGGCACGATCGAGCCTCTAAGCGCGGGCAAAGGCCCGTACTCCAGAATCGGCAGCATTTCCTTCACATGCATATCAGGCGCCATGATGACCAGCATGAGGAAGATAAGGAAGATCGCCATCGGAATAAGCAATTGTGCGACGCGCACCCATACCTCGAGCCCTTGGAAAGTCGCGTAGGCACAGACGGCGATTAAGCATACGATGATGAAAATCATCGGCGTCTCCAGCAGAAACGTGCCCACGATAAACTCGCCGTACTCCCGGACGATGATGCCATTGGAATACAGGAAGTTGATTAAATACATGAGCGTGACCGTTTTGCCAAGATACGTGCCTAGAATAGCATCCGTATATTGGATGAAGGTCTGCTTCGGAAACCGCACATGCAGGCGGTAGCAGACATACACGATCCAGAAGCCGGTGACCGACGACAAAATCGGCGTCATCCACATGTCACGTCCCGCGGTGATCATTGTAATTGTCGGGACGCTTAGCGAGACGGTTGCCAATATGAACGGTTGCAGGAATATCGCTAGCTGAATGGGGGAAATTCGGCCTTTTTCAATCATGCGGAATCATTCCCTTGGGGGGGCTCTGGTTTCTGATTCGGCCCCTGCCGATTCGGATTGCTCACGCTTCCCGTCAGATGCGGGCGCTTGTTCAGCAGCCAGAGTGGCGAACGGAGAAGCACGTCCCGCATCTCGCTGCCTCTCATCGGTGCAAGCGGCTGCATGTACGGCACGCCTAGCGAACGGAGGGAGCACAGATGAATGACGATCACGATGACCCCGAGCATTAAGCCAAGCAGCCCCAGCATGCCCGAGAGAAACATAATTGGAAACCGAAGCATACGGATCGCGATGCCGCTGCTGTATTGCGGCATCATGAAAGAGGCGATCCCCGTAATCGCCACGACCATGACCATCGGCGCGGATACGAGACCAGCCGATGTCGCCGCTTGTCCGATCACAAGCGCGCCGACGATGCTGACGGCAGCACCGACCTGCTTCGGCAGGCGCACGCCCGCTTCGCGGAGCGCTTCGAAGGAAATCTCCATCAGGAGCGCCTCGACGAGGGCCGGGAACGGGATGTCTTCCCGAGACCTCGCTATGCTGAGGAGCAGCGAGGTCGGCACCATCTCCTGATGGTACGTAAGAATCGCCACATAAAGTGAAGGCAGCACGAGCGTCATGATGAAAAAGAAATAGCGAAGCCAACGGATCAGCGTACTGATGAAGAAGCGCTGATAGTAGTCTTCGGGCGACTGCAGCATCGCGAACAGCGTCGTTGGCGCTATGAGGGCAAACGGTGTACCGTCTATCAGCACTGATACCCTGCCCTCAAGCAGCGCGGCGCTGACGACATCAGGCCGTTCCGTCACTTGTAATTGAGGAAAGGGCGAGAATGGATTGTCCTCAATCAAGCCCTCTATATAACCGCTCTCCAGGATGCCGTCGATATTTATGCCTTTGATGCGCAATTGCGTCTCGGCGACCAGCGATTCCGCCGCGACGCCTTCAATATATACGATGAGCACTTCCGTACGGGTAAGCGTACCCACGAAGTAGGATTGGATTTTGAGCGAAGGCGTCTTGATCTTGCGGCGCAGCATCGACGTATTGACGCTGACCGATTCGGTGAAGCCCTCCCGTGGGCCGCGTACCACTGATTCCGCCGCGGGCTCCTCGATAGCTCTTTTCTCCCATTTGGCGATTCCCATCGCAAAGCAGCGGGTCAATCCGTCTATGAAGAGGAGAATACAGCCGCCGCCGATACGAAACAGCGTCTCGTCGATCGTATCGACGACCTCCAAATTGGAAATCGTCAGCACCGATGCCAGCACGTCCTCCGCATTGCCGTCGTTCATTTGAAACGGCTGCTTGACCAGCGCGCTGATGACGTGCAAATCCAGCACTTCCACGTTGACCAAGCCGTCAATGAACAGGACGAATGCTTTGGTCGATTGGCCGATGAAAATTTTCCGAAATTTAACGTCCCTGGCATTGGCATAAATGCCTGTCAGGCGTTCGTAATTGTCATCCAGTACGGCGGAAATGGATTGCGGGTTCGACGTGACGTCCATAGGCAGACTCCTTGTATGTACTAGTCCTAATTTTTCCATAATCGAGGCAAGGTAAACACCCTCCGAAAATTGGAGAGCATTCCGCCTCGTGCCGTCACAAAATGTTGTGGGAATTGCGCGTGATTTTTGTTACAATTATTGAAAATTTGTTGAAGGGGATCGTTATGGACTACATCAGCACACGAGGTAAGATCGAACCTGTCGGCTTTGTCGACGCCGTCCTTATGGGACTGGCTGATGACGGAGGCTTGCTCGTTCCGAAGCAAATTCCGCAGTTGTCTCCTGATACGCTTCATGCCTGGCAGCAGCTCTCCTATCCGGAGCTCGCGCTTGAGCTGTTCTCGCTCTACATCGACGGTGAAATCCCGCGCGATGACCTGAAGAAGCTCGTCGATGACAGCTACGGCACGTTCCGCGACGACGAAGTCACGCCGGTGCGCCGTGTAAGCAACAGCCTGCACATCCTGGAGCTATTCCACGGCCCGACGTTCGCGTTCAAGGATATCGCCCTTCAATTTCTCGGCAACCTCTACTCTTATATCTCGCAGAAGCACAATTCGACGATTCATATTCTCGGCGCAACCTCCGGCGATACAGGCGCATCCGCCATCGAAGGCGTGCGCGGTAAAGAAGGCATCCGCATCTGCATTCTTCATCCGCACGGCAAGGTAAGCAAGGTGCAGGAGCTGCAGATGACCACGGTCGACGACGCAAACGTGCTTAATCTAGCCGTTGACGGCAATTTCGACGATTGCCAACGGATCATCAAGGAATTGTTCGCGGACGTTGCGTTCAAGCAGCGCTACCATCTGCGCGCGATCAACTCCATCAACATCGCCCGAATTCTGGCGCAGACGGTTTATTACTTCTATGCCTACTTCCAGCTTGCCAAGCAGGGCCAAGGCGAGAAGGTTAACTTCAGCGTGCCGACCGGCAACTTCGGCGATATCTTCGCAGGCTATATGGCCAAGCGGATGGGACTGCCGATTCACAAGCTGATTCTGGCGACGAACGAGAACAACATCCTGGAGCGCTTCGTGACAGAAGGCGTGTATCAGCCCGGCGAATTCCGCGGCACGCACAGCCCGTCGATGGACATCCAGGTCGCGAGCAATTTCGAGCGCTACCTGTATTATTTGAACGGCGAAGATGCCGGCACCGTATCTGCGCTGATGAGCGACTTCAAGCGTGATGGACGGATCGTCATTGCCGGTGAGGCGCTCAAGCAAGTTCAAACCGATTTTGAAGCCTACGGCGTTCAGAACGACGAGTGTCTGAGCACGATCAGCAGCTATTATTCGGATTACAGCTATTTGCTGGATCCGCACACGGCTTGCGGCGTCGCCGCGGCACAAAGATATACGGCGGACGACGAAGTGACGGTCGCATTATCGACCGCGCACCCGGCCAAGTTCGATGAGGCGATCCAACTCATTAACATTAAGCAGACGGCACCTTCGCAGATTCAGGCGCTGTCAGGCAAGCCTCAGTTCCAAACGCGCGTAGCGGGAACGAACGAAGCTGTGGCTGAGCAGCTGCTCGCGTTTTTCTAAATCGTGATACATCGAACATACAAACAGCTCCCGGCGGGATATCCGCTTGGGAGCTGTTCTTATTTTAATGCGCTTATGGGCAAAAAGAGACAGGCCGTGCAGCTTGGCTGCTCGGCCTGTTGTCTCTCTGATGATCCGCTATGAATAGCTGCCTACTTTACCCGATACTCGTCGAAATACCGCGGGATGATCGTTGTCGAAGCGCCGGGCTGCTGCGGCAGCACGTAGAAGCCGTCCTTCACCGTAGCCGGTTCTTCGAAAATATGGCGAATCCACGGGATGTACTCCAGCATGACCGCGCCTTGCGTAGCAGCTACGAGATGCTGATGGATTTGGCCCATATCGCCGACATGCGGGCACACCGGAAGGTCATGCGCCGCGGCAAGTCCCGCTACCTGCAGCCATTCCGTGATGCCGCCAACGCGGGTCACGTCGACCTGTACGTACTCGATGGCACCCTGCGCGATATAGTCGCGGAACGCGTATTTGTTGTACACATGCTCGCCGAGCGCGATCGGCACGTTCAACTCGTCCGCCAGCTTGCGGTGTCCCGCGATATCGTCCGGATTCAGCGGCTCTTCCAGCCAGATCAGATCGAATTGCTCCAGCTTCTTGCCCCATGTCATCGCGGTCGTAATGTTCCACTGCTGGTTGACGTCGATCATGAGGCCGATATCGTCGCCGATCGCGCGGCGCACGGCCTGCACGCGGTCGAAGTCTTCGCGCGGGTCGGGCTTGCCGACCTTCATCTTCACGGCCGTGAAGCCGGAGTCCAGGATGGCGCCCATGTCCGAGATCAAGCGCTCCTTGCTCCAGTTCAGCCAGCCGCCGTTCGTGTTGTACGCTTTAATGCCGTTCGGCTTATGTCCGCCCAGGTACTGCCAGAGCGGCTTGTTTGCCGCCTTGGACATGATGTCCCACAGCGCGATATCGACGGCTGCGAGCGCCATATGCGTGACGCCCGCGCGGCCGATCCAGTGCATCGGACCGAAGCGCAGCTCGTCCCAGATTTGTTTGACCATGAACGGATCCTTGCCGATGAGAGCCGGCGCATAATAGCGGTCGATCGTATCGGCGATCATCTCGTCGCCTTTGGCGCATGTTCCGGTATAGCCGTAGCCCGTGAAGCCCTCGTCCGTCTCAATCCGGACGCCCGTCACTCCCCAATGGGTCGCGGCGTTAATAGCATCGGTGATGGGCGGCGTGATTGGTACATGCAGGATGAAGCTTTTTGCGCTCGTGATTTTCATGGTCGTTCCTCCAAGTCGATGAATGAGATGAATAGAATTAATAGCCGAGCGAGGCGCCTCCGTCTACCGGCAATGCAACGCCTGTTACAAAATGGGACAAGCTGCTGCCGAGGAACAACGCGGCATCCGCGATTTCTTCCGGCTTAGCCGACCTGCCGAGCGGGTACATGTCGTTCAAGCTTTGGCGAGTTGCCTGCGGATCGTGCTGCTCGCCGATCCATTTCTCCAGCAGCGGCGTTGATACGCCGGCCGGACAGATGCAATTGACTCCAACGCCGTCAGCCGCATAGTCTAGCGCAAGTGACTTCGTCATGGCGACGATCGCGCCTTTCGTCGATGCGTAAGCCGCGTTCTGCTTCTGGCCGATCAAGCCGTTTAAGGACGCCAGGAGCGAACCTCGCTCTCGTTCGAGACGTCCACGCGGTATGCGGTTGCTGACCCCGCGCCGTATGCAGCGTTGATGTCTTCCGCTGTTCGCAGCGAGTTCCGCTCGTCGATATCCGCCAGCATGACGATTCCGCCTTCTTCCGCGAAACGTTTCGCGGTCACCTCTCCGATGCCGGAACCGCCGCCGGTAATGACACAAATTTTCCCATGCAGAAGCATGCTACCTGCACCTGTCCTTACGAAATTTAGCTGTTCTGAAAAAGATAAATCGTGTATGATTCAAATAATATCATACACGATTTATAAGTCAATAGAACCGCGCAAATGATTATGCAAACGATTCGCGCAGTCTTTTATGAGCATTTTGCAAGTGAACCCGCATCGCTTCGACAGCTCTTTCCGTATCCTCGTCAAGCAGTGCCTGCACGATTGCCTCATGCTCGGTTCGTTCGGCTGGAAGCTCGATTTTGTAGTGATGCACGTTTAAATACCGATAGATTCGTTCAATTAACGAGGTCACGAGGCGCAGCAAGTTCATGTTGTCCGCATAAGCTAGCAATGTGCCATGCAGCCCTTCATTCATGCGCAGCATTCTGCCTTCCTCCTCGTTCGCCGCGGATACTTCAGGCGGCTGGGCCAGCTCTTCCAAGATCTTGTGCAGGACCGGCTTCGGCAGACGCGGCGCCGCATTCCGGATCGACAGCTCCTCAAGCGACTTGCGAATCTCGAAGATTTCGTCAATGTCCTTCAAGTTCATCTCCGCAACGAACATGCCTTTGAACGGAACGACGGTTACGAACCCTTCCGAGGAGAGACGAAACAGCGCTTCCCGGATCGGAATATTGCTGACGCCGAGATCGCGTGCCAGTTTATCGATGTTGATGCGATCGCCGGCAGCCATATCGTGCGTGATGATTTTTTGCTTTAACAAGACATGCAGCTCGTCGGTCAGCACGTAACGGCTTAATTGATTTTTAGGCATAAGGTCCACCTTGTCGTTTGACTTTAGCGTTAATTATAGCATCTATCGGGCTTGATAAAAACTAAACGAGGAGAATGACTCCGCTGCTTGTCATTCATCCTCGCCGCAGGTAATGCCATACCGAACAGTATGCAGAGCTCTATTGTTCTATTCAGCTTGCCGACTACGCTTCATGCCACAGCCGCTCTAAGTTACGCAGCCCAATCGCCGTCGCCGAGGCGCTTTCTTCCAAGCCTTCGAATTCCAGCGTCAAGTACCCGTCATAACCGGACTGCTTCACAAGCTTCAGCAGGCTGCGCACAGGCAGATCGCCTTGGCCGAATATGGCGCCGCGCAGATAGTTTCCATTCACGGTGCGAAACCATTGGCCTTCGCCGGGGTCCTGATCGAACGGACGGTAATAGAAATCCTTGACGTGAATGATCGACGCGTAAGGGAGATTTTTGGCCGTGCCGACCATAGGCGACTCGTCCACGCATAGAAAATTGCCGATATCGAGTACCGTCTTGAAATTGCGGCGGCCGACCTCCTCCAATACATGCTGAACCCGGTCGCTGTGCTGTACGCCCCAGCCATGGTTTTCGATGTTCGTCGTGATGCCGAATTGATCGGCATAGTCCGCGATCCGCTTGCTGCCTTCCGCGATTTGCGCAAGATTCCTGTGGAAATGGGCAATGCTCGCTTGCTCGTGCGGGATCGTGAACAGCACGACATCATGCCGCATGGACCGAATACCCATGCGCTGGAGCAGGTCGACATGCTGCTTCAACCGATCAATCTCGGCTTCAAAATCCGCTGCCGTTTCATGAACAAAATTTGCCGGGAGCGCATAATTCGAAAGCGCGAGCCCTAACTCGTGGGCCTTGCGGCGGACTTGTTCCGCCAGCTCCGCATCATCAACCAACGAATAACCGTAAGGAACAAGCTCAACATGCGCGCAGCCCTGCGCTTTCGCCCATTCCAGAACGTCGATTACGCTCATGTCTTTGCTGCGCAGCTTGTCCACCAAACAATACGTGCTTATGCCGATTTTCATGTACCTTCGCTCCATTCAGGTTGATCGACTGCGTGACTTTCAGCAGGCTACTCCTTCAACTTCGCCTTTCGCTGCCCCAGTTCCTCCCGCCAGCGCGCAATAAAGCGGTTCTGTTCGACCAACTCACTCAAAACAGTGATCGATGCCTCTCGAGAACCTTGCATCCATAACAAATCGCTCTTCAGCTTCCGATACCAAATCTGCTCCGGATATAGGGAAAGCGCCTTCTCGTTCTCGCTGACCGCAACCTCCAAATAACGCCGATCGCGGCTGCTTTCATATTCGCGCAGATACAATCTGGCGATGCGGTCATGAATGCGATCGGAGAAAATCGCTGCAGACGCGCTCCGGTTCAACAGATGAATGGCATCCGCTTTGCGATTCTCCGCAATCGCCCGCTCGGCGGACAGCTGGAGCTGTTCGGATGTCAGCAGGAAGGCCGCGATGATCAGCATTCCCGCTGCAATCAGGCTAACGATGCCCTTTACGGTAAATGAAGCGCCTGATTTGACTACAGTCGCTGCGGCTGAAGAAGGAGACGCTCCCAGAATGAACAATAGACCAAGTAGATAAGGAAACGATAACGAGAAGTCGACCAGGCTGTGCAAGAGCAGCGCGCAGCACGCCAGCAGGCGAAGCTGATCGTACTTCGCTTCAATGCCTACCTTATGCTTGGCAGCGGCGAAACCTCGTATGACTAGCCAGACACAAGCCGCTGCGAAGATTAGGAAACCACTAATCCCAACTTCAACCATGAGCTGCAAAGGCTGACTATGAATATACGCTGTGAAATACGAGGCCGATTGATATTGGTATTGCAAATAATTCCACGCACCGGCTCCAAAGCCCCAAACCGGCGAGTCTGCAACCATTGACCAAGCATCCCGGTAGTAGTCGAGCCGTGTGAAGCCCTCGCCCGTACGGGACCCGATCGTGCTCCAGCGCTCGATAATGCCGGGGCCAAAGTACAGGGCAAGGAACACGACTACGAGCCCCGCCGCGAGGAGCGTCAACCTGGCATAACGCGATGATAGCGTCAAGTCCGATAGTCGGAAACCGAGAACGAAAACAGCCAGAACAGGCAGCATCAGGAGCGCGGAACCATCGAATGCCCCTGCCACGGCTAAGCCCATTGCGGCATTGGCGAAGGAACGAAGCCACAGCAAGCGGATGCTGCCCCTGCTCCAGAAGAACATCATCGCGAACGCGGCAAAGCTCAGCGCGAGCACTGTCCGAGATTCGGTCAAATAGATACCGGCGGTGCACAGGAAAATCGGGATCTGGAGCCATTTGGAGCCGGATACGCCTCTTACGGATAAAGCAACAGACATGATGATGCCGATCAGCAGCAGAATGGCATAGCCGTTGGCATAATCAATAAAACCCGCCAGACGGCCGTCGACGTATCGATTAGCTGCCGCTCCAATCGGTACGGACAAGCCCGTGAGCCACACCCAAGCTGTCCAAATCCGTTGCATCGGCTGCGAGGCCGCTGAGCGTGCGATTACATAGAGGGGGATGAGCATAGCCGTTCTGAGCAAGCCGTTTAACGCTTCGTAACGATCATTACCGTAGGCGATACTCGCCGCGTACATCGCCGTTAGCGCCAGCAGGAGGTACACGATCATATCCTGCTGCAGCCCTCTGCGGAGCAAGTGCAATATAAAGCCTAGTGAGACCACAATAGTAGCTATAGTAAATTCGGTCTCAAAGATGAATCCCCGGAAAAAAGGACCGCAAAGCATAAAAAGCATGAGTGTGATTGTTCCGACATGAAGCGTACGGACGGTGGAGTCCTTTACCATGGCTGTATCATCCATTTCTAGTTCGAGAATACGGGAAGAGACCCGATTGCTCGGGTCCCTGTCTTCT encodes:
- a CDS encoding endospore germination permease; amino-acid sequence: MKDMRFGGKQLFWLMSVMQAGMTILLTINPTLHVVKQDAWISTFIAGIIGVWIAFVCSRLSLRFPKETFVEYVVAIAGKWAGNALIGLYLLYWYSLLAIILRQYADFVLGTILPHTPLLIPIIAMLLVAMYVTHTGIEVIARCSELFGPFILLGILIPLIMAMKDMKLIELLPMYVDSGIGKLLTGALPTTTFLGDCVMLVMLYAFVNKPGCGTKYAMLGVGAAAFLTCMSTFLIITVLGVGTGECLTYPFFHLVRYVTYFDFIQNLDSLVIAIWIVSVFLKVSLYYFISTYGTAQWLKIKRWRRMSWMIAPLALLTSLLPRNFVQSSVEFPQKLGMPFLLPFFMLGMPMVLLGIAKLRNKGQGVQRKN
- a CDS encoding Ger(x)C family spore germination protein, which gives rise to MNTSRMRKLGTAVTCCMLVLPLTGCWDRIEINDLALITGASVDQVNAKTVELSVQIFVPRAAGGGGGGMSMGSQGGTGSTNTFVNSAKGENLADAFSHLQERMSRKLFWGHAEIFIFSEAAARHGIQDEVDYLMRAPQPRERAYIYVSHGKARQALELRSVLERDTSEALREIAKNKVSVSVTLADLSQMITSGSGAAVLPWISRQAPHTKGNPDTSVHFENGTAVFKGDKMVGVIDETTTRGVLWLQNEIKNAVITVEPKDEQGIVSVRLIKSRTKLKARIQNGKWQITARIHTENDAVENSTAANLTIEPKSITIVEKALEKDIKDRIDMALAQAQGKLKADIFNFAGVFHRAYPKEWHRMQSQWDELFPKVEVITKPEAVLLRPGLANVRASRPEKERSPKS
- a CDS encoding endospore germination permease is translated as MIEKGRISPIQLAIFLQPFILATVSLSVPTITMITAGRDMWMTPILSSVTGFWIVYVCYRLHVRFPKQTFIQYTDAILGTYLGKTVTLMYLINFLYSNGIIVREYGEFIVGTFLLETPMIFIIVCLIAVCAYATFQGLEVWVRVAQLLIPMAIFLIFLMLVIMAPDMHVKEMLPILEYGPLPALRGSIVPSSWYSQFFVIALFLPYVKAEPAKVLKWCMISVASVVLTMLSINLSILFLFGEMNKGLSYAFLTAVRYISLSEFIEHIESILMAIWLVAIFIKVTVVYYLAVLGTAQWLKVPDYRVLVFPVGLLMVLFSIWAAPNFEVLKHLLGTSLPLFSLFFQVLIPMLLLWIAVLKGGGKHEHKPNA
- a CDS encoding spore germination protein, whose protein sequence is MDVTSNPQSISAVLDDNYERLTGIYANARDVKFRKIFIGQSTKAFVLFIDGLVNVEVLDLHVISALVKQPFQMNDGNAEDVLASVLTISNLEVVDTIDETLFRIGGGCILLFIDGLTRCFAMGIAKWEKRAIEEPAAESVVRGPREGFTESVSVNTSMLRRKIKTPSLKIQSYFVGTLTRTEVLIVYIEGVAAESLVAETQLRIKGINIDGILESGYIEGLIEDNPFSPFPQLQVTERPDVVSAALLEGRVSVLIDGTPFALIAPTTLFAMLQSPEDYYQRFFISTLIRWLRYFFFIMTLVLPSLYVAILTYHQEMVPTSLLLSIARSREDIPFPALVEALLMEISFEALREAGVRLPKQVGAAVSIVGALVIGQAATSAGLVSAPMVMVVAITGIASFMMPQYSSGIAIRMLRFPIMFLSGMLGLLGLMLGVIVIVIHLCSLRSLGVPYMQPLAPMRGSEMRDVLLRSPLWLLNKRPHLTGSVSNPNRQGPNQKPEPPQGNDSA
- the thrC gene encoding threonine synthase, whose amino-acid sequence is MDYISTRGKIEPVGFVDAVLMGLADDGGLLVPKQIPQLSPDTLHAWQQLSYPELALELFSLYIDGEIPRDDLKKLVDDSYGTFRDDEVTPVRRVSNSLHILELFHGPTFAFKDIALQFLGNLYSYISQKHNSTIHILGATSGDTGASAIEGVRGKEGIRICILHPHGKVSKVQELQMTTVDDANVLNLAVDGNFDDCQRIIKELFADVAFKQRYHLRAINSINIARILAQTVYYFYAYFQLAKQGQGEKVNFSVPTGNFGDIFAGYMAKRMGLPIHKLILATNENNILERFVTEGVYQPGEFRGTHSPSMDIQVASNFERYLYYLNGEDAGTVSALMSDFKRDGRIVIAGEALKQVQTDFEAYGVQNDECLSTISSYYSDYSYLLDPHTACGVAAAQRYTADDEVTVALSTAHPAKFDEAIQLINIKQTAPSQIQALSGKPQFQTRVAGTNEAVAEQLLAFF
- a CDS encoding mandelate racemase/muconate lactonizing enzyme family protein, whose protein sequence is MKITSAKSFILHVPITPPITDAINAATHWGVTGVRIETDEGFTGYGYTGTCAKGDEMIADTIDRYYAPALIGKDPFMVKQIWDELRFGPMHWIGRAGVTHMALAAVDIALWDIMSKAANKPLWQYLGGHKPNGIKAYNTNGGWLNWSKERLISDMGAILDSGFTAVKMKVGKPDPREDFDRVQAVRRAIGDDIGLMIDVNQQWNITTAMTWGKKLEQFDLIWLEEPLNPDDIAGHRKLADELNVPIALGEHVYNKYAFRDYIAQGAIEYVQVDVTRVGGITEWLQVAGLAAAHDLPVCPHVGDMGQIHQHLVAATQGAVMLEYIPWIRHIFEEPATVKDGFYVLPQQPGASTTIIPRYFDEYRVK
- a CDS encoding SDR family oxidoreductase, translating into MIGQKQNAAYASTKGAIVAMTKSLALDYAADGVGVNCICPAGVSTPLLEKWIGEQHDPQATRQSLNDMYPLGRSAKPEEIADAALFLGSSLSHFVTGVALPVDGGASLGY